One genomic segment of Fusobacterium nucleatum includes these proteins:
- the radA gene encoding defensin-inducing lipoprotein FAD-I, whose amino-acid sequence MKKILLLLSSLFLFACANIDTGVDESKEAQISRLLKEADKKKEKTVEVEKKLVTDNGEEVIEEEATVQNKKSHKGMTRGEIMEYEMTRVSDEMNALQADVQQYQEKKAQLKAYQEKLQKLEELNNAGIK is encoded by the coding sequence TTGAAAAAAATATTATTACTATTATCTTCTTTATTTTTATTTGCTTGTGCTAATATAGATACAGGTGTAGATGAAAGTAAAGAAGCTCAAATATCAAGACTTTTAAAAGAAGCTGATAAGAAAAAAGAAAAAACAGTAGAAGTAGAAAAGAAACTTGTAACTGATAATGGAGAGGAAGTTATAGAGGAAGAAGCTACTGTTCAAAACAAAAAATCACATAAAGGAATGACAAGAGGGGAAATAATGGAATATGAAATGACAAGAGTTTCAGATGAAATGAATGCCCTACAAGCGGATGTACAACAATATCAAGAAAAGAAAGCACAACTAAAAGCATACCAAGAAAAATTACAAAAATTAGAAGAATTAAATAATGCAGGAATAAAATAA
- a CDS encoding adhesion protein FadA: protein MKKVILTLFVLLSIGIFANDEIISELKGLNAEYENLVKEEEARFQKEKELSERAAAQNVKLAELKASIEEKLLVAPEERKTKFFKDTFDGLVKDYSKYLSQINEKIAENTEIVSNFEKIQKIR, encoded by the coding sequence ATGAAAAAAGTTATTTTAACATTATTCGTTTTATTATCTATTGGAATATTTGCAAATGATGAGATTATTTCAGAGTTAAAAGGACTTAATGCTGAGTATGAAAATTTAGTAAAAGAAGAAGAAGCCAGATTTCAAAAGGAAAAAGAACTTTCTGAAAGAGCAGCAGCTCAAAATGTTAAATTGGCTGAATTAAAAGCAAGCATTGAAGAAAAATTGTTAGTAGCTCCAGAAGAAAGAAAAACAAAATTTTTTAAAGACACTTTTGATGGTTTAGTGAAAGATTATTCAAAATATTTAAGTCAAATAAATGAAAAAATAGCTGAAAATACTGAAATAGTAAGTAATTTTGAAAAAATTCAAAAAATAAGATAG
- a CDS encoding electron transfer flavoprotein subunit alpha/FixB family protein: MGKNIMVYIETADNSPINVSLEALTLAKKISKENNEQVMAVLIGENLDEAAKKCFDYGADEVLYVEENKKELEAVGNALIDVKEKYNPSVIFLGSTINGKDLANIVASKMKTPAFVDAVNVKYENQKYLMTLPMYSGNILKEVTFDGDKTLVIAVRSGACKKEVCENAKSGEVKKEKAADKNLFTKIAEIVQEISETVNLEEAEVIVSGGRGMGSKENFELVKQLADVCGGVVGATRPATEDEWIPRSHQVGQSGKIVAPKLYIACGISGATQHVSGIMGSNYIVAINKDEDAPIFDIADVGIVGNVMDIIPIMIEEIKKIKS, encoded by the coding sequence ATGGGAAAAAATATAATGGTATATATAGAAACAGCTGATAACTCTCCTATCAATGTTTCTTTGGAGGCTTTAACTTTAGCAAAAAAGATTTCAAAAGAAAATAATGAGCAAGTTATGGCAGTTTTAATTGGAGAAAATTTAGATGAAGCAGCAAAAAAATGCTTTGATTATGGAGCAGATGAAGTTTTATATGTAGAAGAAAATAAAAAGGAATTAGAAGCTGTTGGAAATGCTTTAATAGATGTAAAAGAAAAATATAATCCCTCTGTTATTTTCTTAGGTTCTACAATAAATGGAAAAGACTTAGCAAATATAGTAGCAAGTAAAATGAAAACTCCTGCTTTTGTAGATGCTGTAAATGTAAAATATGAAAATCAAAAATATTTAATGACACTTCCAATGTATAGTGGAAATATCTTAAAAGAAGTAACTTTTGATGGAGATAAAACATTAGTTATAGCAGTTCGTTCAGGAGCTTGCAAAAAAGAAGTTTGTGAAAATGCTAAATCAGGAGAAGTAAAAAAAGAAAAGGCAGCAGACAAAAATTTATTTACAAAAATTGCAGAAATAGTTCAAGAAATATCAGAAACAGTTAATTTGGAAGAAGCTGAAGTTATTGTTTCAGGTGGTAGAGGTATGGGAAGCAAAGAAAACTTTGAGCTAGTAAAACAATTAGCTGATGTATGTGGTGGAGTTGTTGGAGCAACAAGACCTGCAACAGAAGATGAATGGATACCTCGTTCTCACCAAGTTGGACAATCTGGAAAAATTGTTGCACCAAAATTGTATATTGCCTGTGGTATATCAGGAGCAACTCAACATGTATCTGGTATAATGGGTTCAAATTATATTGTGGCAATAAATAAAGATGAAGATGCGCCTATTTTTGATATTGCAGATGTTGGAATTGTAGGAAATGTAATGGATATAATTCCAATTATGATAGAAGAAATTAAAAAAATAAAATCTTAG
- a CDS encoding CidA/LrgA family protein — protein MGQWIVILALALVGQFVSDLISFPIPKTIIASIILFLLLEFKVVKADYFKEALASCKKHLAFLFLPVGVGIMTQLKSEPAMVYVKVLIIMIISTILIMLVTGVLADIIIGAQEKILGGKDKKEGKNE, from the coding sequence ATGGGACAATGGATTGTAATTTTAGCACTTGCTCTTGTAGGGCAATTTGTTAGTGACCTTATTTCTTTTCCCATTCCAAAAACAATTATTGCATCTATAATATTATTTTTGCTTTTGGAATTTAAAGTTGTAAAGGCAGATTATTTTAAAGAGGCTTTGGCAAGTTGTAAAAAGCATTTAGCTTTTCTTTTTCTTCCTGTTGGAGTCGGAATTATGACACAGTTGAAATCTGAACCAGCTATGGTTTATGTAAAGGTATTAATTATTATGATAATTAGTACAATCTTGATTATGCTAGTTACAGGAGTATTAGCTGACATTATCATAGGTGCTCAAGAAAAAATATTAGGTGGTAAAGATAAAAAGGAGGGTAAAAATGAGTGA
- a CDS encoding LrgB family protein: MSEIIQKILFSPFFGIVLSLIAYEIGKYFFSKTKSIFCNPLLIGIILTIIFLMVLNIPFEAYDKGGSIIKIFISPVESVIIGVALYEQFQILKRNWFPILVSTVLGSTFSIIILYILGKVFGLPADIFHATLPKSVTTAIALDIASKNGWQESLIPMMTVSTGIIGAVIAPVVTKFMKSRVAKGLAMGTASHAVGTAKAIEMGEVEGAMSGLALSLSAISTSFMIPLLLSTILKL; the protein is encoded by the coding sequence ATGAGTGAAATAATACAAAAAATTCTTTTTAGCCCATTCTTTGGGATAGTATTATCTTTAATAGCTTATGAAATTGGAAAGTATTTCTTTTCAAAAACAAAATCTATATTTTGTAACCCTCTTTTAATAGGAATTATATTAACAATAATATTTTTAATGGTTTTAAATATTCCGTTTGAAGCCTATGATAAAGGTGGAAGTATTATTAAAATATTTATAAGTCCAGTTGAAAGTGTTATAATAGGAGTTGCTTTATATGAACAATTCCAAATTTTAAAAAGAAACTGGTTCCCTATTCTTGTTTCAACTGTTTTAGGAAGCACTTTTTCAATTATTATTTTATATATATTAGGAAAAGTTTTTGGACTTCCTGCTGATATTTTCCATGCAACTTTACCAAAATCAGTAACAACAGCTATTGCACTTGATATCGCTTCAAAGAATGGTTGGCAAGAATCTTTAATACCTATGATGACAGTATCAACAGGTATCATAGGTGCTGTTATTGCTCCAGTAGTTACTAAATTTATGAAATCTAGAGTAGCTAAAGGTTTAGCAATGGGAACAGCAAGCCATGCTGTTGGAACAGCAAAAGCAATAGAAATGGGAGAAGTAGAAGGAGCAATGAGTGGATTAGCTCTTAGCTTATCTGCAATTTCAACTTCGTTTATGATTCCACTTTTATTAAGTACAATTTTAAAATTATAA
- a CDS encoding acyl-CoA dehydrogenase family protein: MAYLISEEAQDLLKDVKKFCDNEVREQCKEYDKSGEWPKEIYDKAIEQGYQALEVPEKYGGPGLKRVDIAALIEEMAIADAGFATTISASGLAMKPVFISGSEEQKQRMCDLVLGGGFGAFCLTEPGAGSDASAGRTTAVKDGDEYVLNGRKCFITNGAVASFYCITAITDKEKGLKGISMFFVEKGTKGLSTGNHEDKMGIRTSNTCDVVLEDCRIPASALVGKEGEGFAIAMKTLDQARSWIGCIAVGIAQRGIQEAIAYGKERIQFGKPIIKNQALQFKIADMEIKTETARQMVAHALTKMDLGLPYGKESAIAKCYAGDIAMEVSSEAIQMFGGYGYSREYPVEKLIRDSKIFQIFEGTNEIQRIVIANNVIGR, from the coding sequence ATGGCGTATTTAATTTCTGAAGAAGCTCAAGATTTATTGAAGGATGTAAAAAAATTCTGTGACAATGAAGTGAGGGAACAATGCAAGGAATACGATAAAAGTGGAGAATGGCCAAAAGAAATATATGATAAGGCTATTGAACAAGGTTATCAAGCACTTGAAGTTCCTGAAAAATATGGAGGACCAGGGTTAAAGAGAGTTGATATAGCAGCATTAATTGAAGAAATGGCAATAGCTGATGCAGGTTTTGCAACTACTATTTCAGCAAGTGGTCTTGCAATGAAACCAGTTTTTATTTCAGGAAGCGAAGAACAAAAACAAAGAATGTGTGATTTAGTTTTAGGTGGTGGATTTGGTGCATTCTGTTTAACAGAACCTGGAGCTGGATCTGACGCTAGTGCTGGAAGAACAACTGCTGTTAAAGACGGAGATGAATATGTTTTAAATGGTAGAAAATGTTTTATCACTAATGGAGCAGTGGCATCTTTCTATTGTATTACTGCTATAACAGACAAAGAAAAAGGATTAAAAGGAATTTCAATGTTCTTTGTTGAAAAAGGAACTAAAGGACTTAGCACTGGAAACCATGAAGATAAAATGGGAATAAGAACTTCTAACACTTGTGATGTAGTATTAGAAGATTGTAGAATACCTGCTAGTGCATTAGTTGGAAAAGAAGGAGAAGGTTTTGCTATTGCAATGAAAACTTTAGACCAAGCTAGATCTTGGATAGGTTGTATTGCAGTTGGAATAGCACAAAGAGGAATACAAGAAGCGATAGCTTATGGAAAAGAAAGAATACAATTTGGAAAACCTATAATAAAAAATCAAGCATTACAATTTAAAATTGCAGATATGGAAATTAAAACAGAAACTGCAAGACAAATGGTAGCACATGCTTTAACAAAAATGGATTTAGGTTTACCTTATGGAAAAGAATCAGCTATTGCAAAATGTTATGCAGGAGATATTGCAATGGAAGTGTCATCTGAAGCTATACAAATGTTTGGTGGATATGGATACAGCAGAGAATATCCAGTTGAAAAATTAATAAGAGATTCAAAGATATTCCAAATTTTTGAAGGAACTAATGAAATTCAAAGAATTGTAATTGCAAATAATGTAATTGGTCGTTAG
- a CDS encoding electron transfer flavoprotein subunit beta/FixA family protein, translating into MEILVCIKQVADDSVEIFMNEKTGKPALEGVEKVVNAFDTYALEMAVRLKEAKGDITVTTLSLGGEDTKNSLKNCLAVGADEAFHIKDESYQEKDAVIIAQALSKGIQKIEEQRGKKFDIIFCGKEATDFATGQVGIMLADELNYGVVTNLVDIDTEAEKIIAKKETETGYEKVEIASPCIVTVNKPNYEPRYPTIKSKMAARKKEIAEVSTEIANESAVKEVKLFSPPKRQAGVKIKTGTAEELVAQAIQKMLEAKVF; encoded by the coding sequence ATGGAAATATTAGTTTGTATAAAACAAGTTGCAGACGATTCTGTTGAAATATTCATGAATGAAAAAACAGGAAAACCTGCATTAGAAGGAGTTGAAAAAGTAGTAAATGCTTTTGACACTTATGCTTTGGAAATGGCAGTAAGATTAAAAGAGGCAAAAGGAGATATTACTGTAACTACTCTTTCATTAGGTGGAGAAGATACTAAAAATAGCTTAAAGAATTGTTTAGCAGTTGGAGCAGATGAAGCATTTCATATTAAAGATGAAAGTTATCAAGAAAAAGATGCTGTTATCATTGCTCAAGCTCTTTCTAAAGGTATTCAAAAAATAGAAGAACAAAGAGGCAAAAAATTTGATATCATTTTCTGTGGAAAAGAAGCTACTGACTTTGCAACTGGGCAAGTTGGAATTATGTTAGCAGATGAATTAAATTATGGAGTGGTAACTAATTTAGTTGATATAGACACAGAAGCTGAAAAAATTATTGCTAAAAAGGAAACAGAAACAGGCTATGAAAAAGTAGAAATTGCTTCTCCTTGTATAGTAACTGTAAACAAACCTAATTATGAACCTCGTTATCCAACAATTAAAAGTAAAATGGCAGCTAGAAAAAAAGAAATAGCTGAGGTTTCTACTGAAATAGCAAATGAAAGTGCAGTAAAAGAAGTTAAATTATTCTCACCTCCAAAAAGACAGGCTGGAGTAAAAATAAAAACTGGAACTGCTGAAGAATTAGTTGCACAAGCTATTCAAAAAATGTTGGAAGCAAAAGTATTTTAG